A genomic segment from Pseudorca crassidens isolate mPseCra1 chromosome 4, mPseCra1.hap1, whole genome shotgun sequence encodes:
- the MAEA gene encoding E3 ubiquitin-protein transferase MAEA isoform X3, which yields MAVQESAAQLSMTLKVQEYPTLKVPYETLNKRFRAAQKNIDRETSHVTMVVAELEKTLSSCPAVDSVVSLLDGVVEKLSVLKRKAVESIQAEGESAKLCKRRIEHLKEHSSDQPAAASVWKRKRMDRMMVEHLLRCGYYNTAVKLARQSGIETRKKALQSGRREPAGRGPPGHGHAGIPAGHAHLPLQGPAGPGPVADADPAVPVRQLPAAPAGEQLRVHPHPAGRPLGHKDTCYKEDGSSRSPDCPVCSRSLNKLAQPLPMAHCANSRLVCKISGDVMNENNPPMMLPNGYVYGYNSLLSIRQDDKVVCPRTKEVFHFSQAEKVYIM from the exons GTGCCCTACGAAACACTGAACAAGCGCTTCCGTGCCGCACAGAAGAACATTGACCGGGAGACAAGCCACGTCACCATGGTAGTGGCTGAGCTAGAGAAGACCCTGAGCAGCTGTCCAGCCGTGGACTCTGTGGTCAGCCTCCTGGATGGTGTGGTGGAGAAGCTCAGTGTGCTCAAGAGGAAG GCGGTGGAGTCCATCCAGGCGGAGGGTGAGAGCGCCAAGCTATGCAAGCGCAGGATCGAGCACCTCAAGGAGCACAGCAGCGACCAGCCGGCAGCGGCCAGCGTGTGGAAGAGGAAGCGCATGGACCGCATGATGGTGGAGCACCTGCTGCGCTGTGGCTACTACAACACGGCCGTGAAGCTGGCGCGCCAGAGTGGCATCGAG ACACGCAAGAAAGCACTTCAGTCAGGCCGAAGGGAGCCAGCTGGACGAGGTCCGCCAGGTCATGGGCATGCTGGCATTCCCGCCGGACACGCACATCTCCCCCTACAAG GACCTGCTGGACCCGGCCCGGTGGCGGATGCTGATCCAGCAGTTCCGGTACGACAACTACCGGCTGCACCAGCTGGGGAACAACTCCGTGTTCACCCTCACCCTGCAGGCCGGCCTCTCGGCCATAAAGACACC TGCTACAAGGAGGACGGCAGCTCGCGGAGCCCCGACTGCCCAGTGTGCAGCCGCTCCCTGAACAAGCTGGCGCAGCCCCTGCCCATGGCGCACTGCGCCAACTCGCGTCTGGTCTGCAAGATCTCGGGGGACGTCATGAACGAGAACAACCCGCCCATGATGCTGCCCAACGGCTACGTCTACGGCTACAAC TCCCTGCTGTCTATCCGGCAGGATGATAAAGTCGTCTGCCCGAGAACCAAAGAGGTCTTCCACTTCTCCCAGGCCGAGAAGGTGTACATCATGTAG
- the MAEA gene encoding E3 ubiquitin-protein transferase MAEA isoform X1, translating to MAVQESAAQLSMTLKVQEYPTLKVPYETLNKRFRAAQKNIDRETSHVTMVVAELEKTLSSCPAVDSVVSLLDGVVEKLSVLKRKAVESIQAEGESAKLCKRRIEHLKEHSSDQPAAASVWKRKRMDRMMVEHLLRCGYYNTAVKLARQSGIEDLVNIEMFLTAKEVEESLERRETATCLAWCHDNKSRLRKMKGRQSEHDAKTGRKSRVASGSPKESEDLGMETIKGKPELSCLEFSLRIQEFIELIRQNKRLDAVRHARKHFSQAEGSQLDEVRQVMGMLAFPPDTHISPYKDLLDPARWRMLIQQFRYDNYRLHQLGNNSVFTLTLQAGLSAIKTPQCYKEDGSSRSPDCPVCSRSLNKLAQPLPMAHCANSRLVCKISGDVMNENNPPMMLPNGYVYGYNSLLSIRQDDKVVCPRTKEVFHFSQAEKVYIM from the exons GTGCCCTACGAAACACTGAACAAGCGCTTCCGTGCCGCACAGAAGAACATTGACCGGGAGACAAGCCACGTCACCATGGTAGTGGCTGAGCTAGAGAAGACCCTGAGCAGCTGTCCAGCCGTGGACTCTGTGGTCAGCCTCCTGGATGGTGTGGTGGAGAAGCTCAGTGTGCTCAAGAGGAAG GCGGTGGAGTCCATCCAGGCGGAGGGTGAGAGCGCCAAGCTATGCAAGCGCAGGATCGAGCACCTCAAGGAGCACAGCAGCGACCAGCCGGCAGCGGCCAGCGTGTGGAAGAGGAAGCGCATGGACCGCATGATGGTGGAGCACCTGCTGCGCTGTGGCTACTACAACACGGCCGTGAAGCTGGCGCGCCAGAGTGGCATCGAG GACTTAGTGAACATCGAGATGTTCCTGACAGCCAAAGAGGTGGAGGAGTCCCTGGAGAGGCGAGAAACAGCCACCTGCCTGGCCTGGTGCCACGACAACAAGTCCCGGCTGCGCAAGATGAAG GGCCGCCAAAGCGAGCACGACGCGAAGACGGGACGGAAAAGTAGAGTGGCCAGTGGCTCCCCTAAAGAGAGTGAGGATCTTGGTATGGAAACCATAAAAGGAAAGCCAGAATTG AGCTGCCTGGAGTTCAGCCTCAGGATCCAGGAGTTCATTGAGCTCATCCGGCAGAACAAGAGGCTGGATGCTGTGAG ACACGCAAGAAAGCACTTCAGTCAGGCCGAAGGGAGCCAGCTGGACGAGGTCCGCCAGGTCATGGGCATGCTGGCATTCCCGCCGGACACGCACATCTCCCCCTACAAG GACCTGCTGGACCCGGCCCGGTGGCGGATGCTGATCCAGCAGTTCCGGTACGACAACTACCGGCTGCACCAGCTGGGGAACAACTCCGTGTTCACCCTCACCCTGCAGGCCGGCCTCTCGGCCATAAAGACACC GCAGTGCTACAAGGAGGACGGCAGCTCGCGGAGCCCCGACTGCCCAGTGTGCAGCCGCTCCCTGAACAAGCTGGCGCAGCCCCTGCCCATGGCGCACTGCGCCAACTCGCGTCTGGTCTGCAAGATCTCGGGGGACGTCATGAACGAGAACAACCCGCCCATGATGCTGCCCAACGGCTACGTCTACGGCTACAAC TCCCTGCTGTCTATCCGGCAGGATGATAAAGTCGTCTGCCCGAGAACCAAAGAGGTCTTCCACTTCTCCCAGGCCGAGAAGGTGTACATCATGTAG
- the MAEA gene encoding E3 ubiquitin-protein transferase MAEA isoform X2, whose protein sequence is MAVQESAAQLSMTLKVQEYPTLKVPYETLNKRFRAAQKNIDRETSHVTMVVAELEKTLSSCPAVDSVVSLLDGVVEKLSVLKRKAVESIQAEGESAKLCKRRIEHLKEHSSDQPAAASVWKRKRMDRMMVEHLLRCGYYNTAVKLARQSGIEDLVNIEMFLTAKEVEESLERRETATCLAWCHDNKSRLRKMKSCLEFSLRIQEFIELIRQNKRLDAVRHARKHFSQAEGSQLDEVRQVMGMLAFPPDTHISPYKDLLDPARWRMLIQQFRYDNYRLHQLGNNSVFTLTLQAGLSAIKTPQCYKEDGSSRSPDCPVCSRSLNKLAQPLPMAHCANSRLVCKISGDVMNENNPPMMLPNGYVYGYNSLLSIRQDDKVVCPRTKEVFHFSQAEKVYIM, encoded by the exons GTGCCCTACGAAACACTGAACAAGCGCTTCCGTGCCGCACAGAAGAACATTGACCGGGAGACAAGCCACGTCACCATGGTAGTGGCTGAGCTAGAGAAGACCCTGAGCAGCTGTCCAGCCGTGGACTCTGTGGTCAGCCTCCTGGATGGTGTGGTGGAGAAGCTCAGTGTGCTCAAGAGGAAG GCGGTGGAGTCCATCCAGGCGGAGGGTGAGAGCGCCAAGCTATGCAAGCGCAGGATCGAGCACCTCAAGGAGCACAGCAGCGACCAGCCGGCAGCGGCCAGCGTGTGGAAGAGGAAGCGCATGGACCGCATGATGGTGGAGCACCTGCTGCGCTGTGGCTACTACAACACGGCCGTGAAGCTGGCGCGCCAGAGTGGCATCGAG GACTTAGTGAACATCGAGATGTTCCTGACAGCCAAAGAGGTGGAGGAGTCCCTGGAGAGGCGAGAAACAGCCACCTGCCTGGCCTGGTGCCACGACAACAAGTCCCGGCTGCGCAAGATGAAG AGCTGCCTGGAGTTCAGCCTCAGGATCCAGGAGTTCATTGAGCTCATCCGGCAGAACAAGAGGCTGGATGCTGTGAG ACACGCAAGAAAGCACTTCAGTCAGGCCGAAGGGAGCCAGCTGGACGAGGTCCGCCAGGTCATGGGCATGCTGGCATTCCCGCCGGACACGCACATCTCCCCCTACAAG GACCTGCTGGACCCGGCCCGGTGGCGGATGCTGATCCAGCAGTTCCGGTACGACAACTACCGGCTGCACCAGCTGGGGAACAACTCCGTGTTCACCCTCACCCTGCAGGCCGGCCTCTCGGCCATAAAGACACC GCAGTGCTACAAGGAGGACGGCAGCTCGCGGAGCCCCGACTGCCCAGTGTGCAGCCGCTCCCTGAACAAGCTGGCGCAGCCCCTGCCCATGGCGCACTGCGCCAACTCGCGTCTGGTCTGCAAGATCTCGGGGGACGTCATGAACGAGAACAACCCGCCCATGATGCTGCCCAACGGCTACGTCTACGGCTACAAC TCCCTGCTGTCTATCCGGCAGGATGATAAAGTCGTCTGCCCGAGAACCAAAGAGGTCTTCCACTTCTCCCAGGCCGAGAAGGTGTACATCATGTAG